GCAGGAGTAGGAATACTCTTATGACCACTTAGATAAGCACCAGTTACTGAATCCTTAGCCCTCAACAAGTCATCAATCGAACCCTCCGCCACGATGTAACCACCATGGACTCCTGCTCCAGGGCCAATATCCACGAGATGGTCGGCAGCGCGGATCGTGTCCTCATCATGTTCGACAACCACCAAGGTGTTGCCTAAATCCCTCAGACGTTCAAGCGTGGCCAATAAGCGATCGTTGTCTCGCTGATGCAAACCAATACTTGGTTCATCGAGTACATAGAGCACCCCGGTTAAGCCAGCACCAATTTGCGTGGCGAGACGGATTCGCTGTGCTTCCCCTCCTGAGAGCGTCATCGCCGGTCGATCCAAGCTCAAATAATCCAAACCCACGTCAAGCAAAAAACGCAGACGCATTCGGATCTCTTTCAGGACAAGATCTCCGATCTGTATCTGTCGAGAATTCAAGAGGGGATCAGAACCTTCAGAGCTGCCAACACCCATCAAGCTTTCAATCCGCTCGAGGGTCTGCCCCACACTGACCGCCGTCAGATCCGTAATCCGATACGGCCCAATTTTCACTGCAAGCGCCTCAGGTCTCAAGCGCAATCCAGCGCAACTCTCACACGGAACTAGCTCTAGATATTTTTCAAGTTTCTGACGCTGTGCTTCTCCACTCGCATCACGAAGCTGGCGTTCAAGGATGGGCAAAATTCCTTCAAAAGGCCTCATATAGGTCTGAGACTTTCGATAACGGCTGTCCGCCTGAATTTGTATGGGTTCACGACTGCCATTCAGCAGAATATCTTTTTGCTCATCAGTAAGATCTTTCCATGGCGTTTTAATTTCAAACCCAAAAGCTTCGCCTACGGAGTAAAGGAGGGAGAAATAATACGAGTTATCTTTTTCTGCCCAAGGCACGACAGCGGAATACACAGGCTGAGTTGGATCTGGAACCACCCGATCAACAGTGAATTTCCGTATGTAACCAATCCCATGGCAAACCTCACAGGCTCCATAAGGACTGTTAAAAGAAAAAAGTCGAGGTGAAAGCTCTTCCATCACCGCCCCATGAACAGGGCATGCATAGTTCTCGGAATAGAGCCTTTCTTTCTCCACACCTTCGGGCAATTCTTCTCCCTTTTTTGGTACCACTTCAACAAGAGCTAAACCGTCACCACGTTTCAATGCCGTACGCAAAGAATCATTCAGACGTTCCTGAATTCCTTCTCGAGCGACCAGACGGTCCACCACAACTTCAATAGCGTGCTGATGATTTTTGTCGAGCTCAATATTGTCTGCCAGCTCACGAACCTCACCATCGATGCGTATCCGAGCAAAGCCTTCAGCAGCCAAACCACTGATCAATTTGCTGTGCGTTCCTTTTTTTCCGCGCACAACCGGCGCTAAAAGTTGATAACGCGTTCCCTCAGGAAGCGTCAAAATCTGATCGACCATTTCATCGATGGTCTGGGGCCGAATGGAACGGCCACATTCAGGACAGTGGGGCTCCCCTGCACGACCAAACAAGAGACGCAAATAGTCGTGAATCTCCGTCACCGTGCCAACAGTGGAGCGAGGGTTATGACTGGTTGATTTCTGATCAATTGAAATCGCCGGTGATAACCCTTCAATCGCATCCACATCTGGTTTATCCACCTGGCCAAGAAACTGACGCGCATACGCAGACAGGCTCTCTACGTAGCGACGCTGACCTTCCGCAAAGATCGTGTCGAACGCTAAGGAGCTTTTTCCGCTGCCACTGACACCGGTAAAGACCACCATTTTGTTGCGCGGAATCGTGACATCCACGTTTTTGAGGTTGTGCTGCCGGGCACCACGAACCTGAATTACCTCCTCCGAGGACCTCTCACTTAAGTTCTCAGCCTTCAACGAAGCAGCCTTCGACGATGTGGAATCATCCTTTGCGGTCGGAGCAGGGCGCCCCATACGGAGTGTGTTCAATAGCCGCTGATTCTAGGGAGACTGCCGCTGTTCAAGCTGCTCGCTGCTCCAACAAACTTGCCGCATACGCCTGAGCGTCATCAAAATCCCCTCCAGCCAATTCAGCCAATTCTTGGCGTCTAGCCTGAGTGTCCCGCAGATGGGACACTCGCGAGCGTGTTTCTCCATCCACCACCTCCTTACTAACCCGGAAGTGATGATCTGCTGCTGCGGCTACTAACGGTTGATGGGTCACACAAAACACCTGGCGATGCTTGGCCATCGTTCGCAGCAAGTTGGCCATTTCTCCACTGACGCGACCGCTCACACCACTGTCGATCTCATCGAACAACAAGGTGCTGGAACCATCTACATCAGCCAAACAGGTTTTAAGGGCTAAAAGAAAACGCGACATCTCCCCTCCTGAAGCCACCTCTGCTAGGGGAGCAAGGGGCTGACCTGGATTCGCCGAAAACAAAAAACAAATGGCATCGGCGCCTAGATCCATCGGCTCAACGGCAGAGAAATCCACCCGAAAGCGAACATTTTCAAGACCCATCGGCCGCAAATGGGTCATCAATCGCTCCTCCAAACACGCTGCGGAAGCTTGTCGCAACATCGTGAGCGACTGGTTACAGGAATCCCGATGCTTGCGAGCCTCCTGTTCCTGGTGCCGCAACTCATCCAAAGCCGCGTCAGCACCACCGGATGCGTTTTGAGCGCGAAGAGTATCGCGTCGCTCGATCAACACCTTCAGTTCAACGCCGTAACGCCGCTCCAAGCGTTTCAGCAAAGCGAGCCGTTCCTGCAGCACACCCAATCGTTCTGGATCGCTCTCTAAAGACGCCCCATACGCTTCAAGACCCCGAATTAAATCGAGCAAACCAGCCTCCATATCCAGGCATCTCTCAGCAGAAACACTCAAAGAGGCATCAAGGGTTTGCAATTGCTGCAGCTCATGGCAACAGGCAGTGAGGTGATCCAAAGCTGATGGAGCCTGTTCAGCTCCGTCTTGAAGCCGGCTAATCAACACAGCAAGACCTTCGAGCAAGCGCACGCCATGGACCAAGCGGTCTTGCTCTTGTTCCAGCTGTTGAATTTCAGCGGGATCGTCGAGGAAAGCGGCCTCGAGTTCCATCAACAATGCGTCTTGTTCCTCCTGCTGTTCCTGAAGACGACGTCGATCGGTCTCCATCTTCAACACGTCGGCATGACAGTTTTGCCAAACCTGCCAAGACTCACTCACGGTTTGTAGACATTGAGCGAGTGGTTCTCCGCCCAGTCGATCGATCCAACGACGTTGCTGACCCGAATAAGCAAGCTGCTGGGTTTGACCCTGCACTGTGAGGTCAATCAACAAAGGCCTGAGCTGAAGCAATTGCTGCCGGTTCACGACAGTGCCATTCAGTCTTGAGCGGCTGCTCAAACGATCGTCTTGACGGCGCCACTCCCGCGACAAGACCAAATCTCCGCCTTCATCATCCAGTTCATGCTCTTGAAGCCAACGCCGCGCAGCATCGGTCGAGGTGAACGTTGCTTCAATCACCGCGCGATCACAACCCGTCCGCACCAACCGCCCCGCAGATGTTCCCTGCATTCCACCCAGTAGGGCGTCGAGTGCATCCAATAACAGTGACTTGCCTGCGCCTGTCTCACCGGTCAACACAGAAAAACCGTGTTCAAACGCCAGCTCCAAGCGCTCAATCAGTGCGATGTTGTCCAGTCTCAGACCGGTCAGCACGGCGAACCCCAAGGTTCAACAAACCGTAGCGACGGCTTCGGTCGTTTAGAAGGGATCACCAACGCAGTGGCGGCTGTGGCACAACACGAGCTAGGAGATTTCATTGAGGCCGCAGGTCTGCTCGAGTACGACCCGGCTGCGATCACGCGAATTTACGCCGGACATCCGCAGCGCCTGCTGCGCCGCCTCTGGCAAACCCTTGTGCCCATTGGGCTTTTACTGATCGGAATTGGTGTCGACAAGCTTCTAGGACTGCTCAGCAATAAAGAACGAGCCAGAACAAGAGCCAGGGAATTTGCCAATTTGCTCGTTGATCTGGGTCCGGCATTCATCAAGGCTGGCCAGGCACTTTCTACGCGTCCAGACATCGTTCCTCCTGTGCTGCTCGAGGAACTGGCCCAACTCCAAGATCAACTTCCTGGCTTCGATAGCGACCTCGCCATGGCCTGCATCGAGGATGACTTGGGTGCACCGGTCGACAGCATCTATGCCGAGCTCGATCGTGAGCCCATCTCCGCGGCATCTCTTGGTCAAGTGCATCAGGGTTATCTCAAGAGCGGCCAAAAAGTCGCGGTCAAGGTGCAACGACCTGGTTTACGAGAGCAAATCACTCTTGACCTTTACATCGTTCGCAACATTGCTGCTTGGCTTAATACAAATATCGGACTAATTCGTAGCGATCTTGTTGCATTGATCGACGAATTAGGAAGCCGAGTGTTTGAAGAAATGGATTATCTAAACGAAGCGGCTAATGCAAACAAATTCCGTGAATTACATCAACAGAATCCACGCATTGCTGTTCCAGAAATCTTCGCTGATGCCACCAGCAGACGCGTGCTGACGATGGAGTGGATTGATGGAGTAAAGCTCACCAATCTTGAAGCTGTTCGCGACTTAGGAATCGATCCCAATGACATGGTTGAGGTGGGAGTGAGCTGCAGCCTGCAACAGCTTCTTGAGCATGGGTTTTTCCACGCTGATCCTCATCCCGGCAACCTTCTTGCAATGGCCGATGGTCGACTTTGCTATCTCGATTTCGGAATGATGAGTGAGGTCAGCCGTGAATCACGTACCGGACTCATTCAGGCTGTCGTTCATCTTGTGAATCGTAATTTTGGAAAGCTCTCCAAGGATTTCGTCACGCTCGGATTTTTAGCCGAAGACGTGAATTTGGAACCGATCGTTCCTGCTTTTGAATCCGTCTTCAGTCAAGCCATCGAGATGGGCGTGAATCGCATGGATTTTAAAAGCGTGACTGACGATATGTCGGGCGTGATGTACAAATTCCCCTTCCGCGTTCCGCCCTATTACGCTTTGATCATTCGCTCCCTCGTCACGCTTGAAGGGATCGCTCTCAGTGTTGATTCGGAATTCAAAATTCTTGGTGCGGCCTACCCCTACTTCGCCAGACGCTTGATGGAAGATCCAGATCCTCAACTGCGTCAAAGCCTGAAAGAGATGTTGTTCGAGGGTGACGCGTTCCGATGGACAAGGCTGGAAAATCTCGTCGCAAGCGCTGCAAGTCAAAGCCAACTAGATCTCGAGACATTGCTTGATCAAGTGCTCGATTTTCTGTTTTCAGCTAACGGCGGAATGCTCCGCAATCAATTGGTTGAAGCTGTAGCTGATCGTTTAGATGCCATTGGCTGGACAGCCCTGCAACGCATTGGTCGCAGCTTGCCGCGGCCTTTTCAACCACCGTTACTACTCGATATTGCCCCGTCTCTCAACGAAGACAGTTATCTCGACCTGGAACCGATCCGGCAGCTGATCAGCGTTTTACAGCAATTGCCAGGTTTCAATCCTGACCTGGTGTTTAGTCGGCTCCCGCGCTTGATTCGTGAACGCGATGCAAGACAAATGGGAGTGGCGCTGGCACAAGGATTAGCCGAACGCGGAGTTGTCCGCCTCGTCAAAGCAGCAGCGGGAAGTCCGAATTAGATTCCGGCAAATGATTTTGACCATGCCTCGCAGATCCAGCCGCCAAACCATCCTGGCGCTTGGTGCCGCAATCGGTCTCAGCGTTGCATCTGCGCTTCAACCAGCCCATGCGGCCAAGGATGTAGCTCTCGTAACCGGGGCCTACAAACGATCGATCTCTGTGAGTGACCTCGTCTATCTCGCAGACACTGGCAAAGCTCGGGGCATTCTTTCTGACATTCTTCGCCTCGGAAAACAGGATCCCAAAGAAGTCGCAAAATTACTGAATCAGAAGCTTGATCTTCCTCTAGTTCTAACCAGTCGTTTGATGTCCACTCGCATTGGAGACGTCATCATCCGGCGAGTCGCATCGATCATTTATCCCCTCAAAGTGCCCGATCCATCGGTCAGTGTTCCTGCGATCCGAGCCGGTGTGATTAATGGTTTGCAAAAAGAAGAGGGGGGCCTCACAGTGATCAGTTTTCTGGATGCCTATCCAGCAGAGGTGATGGAAGTGAATATTCCTGCCCTAATGGCCTTAATTGAAAAAGCTGAATCCATTGCTGGCTTAGTGAAATTCTTCTCCGATTCCCCGCTCGACGGTTTGAAATAAAGCCCGCGTAAAACCCAGCCACTCGATCCAGACACATAGATTTCTGGAATTGCTGCTCTCTGCGGGTGTCCGTACTCAAGAACCTCCGCCGGCGTTTCACGGCCAAACCAGTCATGCAGGACTGGCCAGGACTGATTGAAGCCTATCGATCCTGGCTTCCCGTTTCCTCAGCCACTCCAGTGATCACCTTGCACGAAGGTGCCACTCCG
The Synechococcus sp. CC9311 DNA segment above includes these coding regions:
- a CDS encoding AarF/ABC1/UbiB kinase family protein is translated as MAQHELGDFIEAAGLLEYDPAAITRIYAGHPQRLLRRLWQTLVPIGLLLIGIGVDKLLGLLSNKERARTRAREFANLLVDLGPAFIKAGQALSTRPDIVPPVLLEELAQLQDQLPGFDSDLAMACIEDDLGAPVDSIYAELDREPISAASLGQVHQGYLKSGQKVAVKVQRPGLREQITLDLYIVRNIAAWLNTNIGLIRSDLVALIDELGSRVFEEMDYLNEAANANKFRELHQQNPRIAVPEIFADATSRRVLTMEWIDGVKLTNLEAVRDLGIDPNDMVEVGVSCSLQQLLEHGFFHADPHPGNLLAMADGRLCYLDFGMMSEVSRESRTGLIQAVVHLVNRNFGKLSKDFVTLGFLAEDVNLEPIVPAFESVFSQAIEMGVNRMDFKSVTDDMSGVMYKFPFRVPPYYALIIRSLVTLEGIALSVDSEFKILGAAYPYFARRLMEDPDPQLRQSLKEMLFEGDAFRWTRLENLVASAASQSQLDLETLLDQVLDFLFSANGGMLRNQLVEAVADRLDAIGWTALQRIGRSLPRPFQPPLLLDIAPSLNEDSYLDLEPIRQLISVLQQLPGFNPDLVFSRLPRLIRERDARQMGVALAQGLAERGVVRLVKAAAGSPN
- the uvrA gene encoding excinuclease ABC subunit UvrA — its product is MGRPAPTAKDDSTSSKAASLKAENLSERSSEEVIQVRGARQHNLKNVDVTIPRNKMVVFTGVSGSGKSSLAFDTIFAEGQRRYVESLSAYARQFLGQVDKPDVDAIEGLSPAISIDQKSTSHNPRSTVGTVTEIHDYLRLLFGRAGEPHCPECGRSIRPQTIDEMVDQILTLPEGTRYQLLAPVVRGKKGTHSKLISGLAAEGFARIRIDGEVRELADNIELDKNHQHAIEVVVDRLVAREGIQERLNDSLRTALKRGDGLALVEVVPKKGEELPEGVEKERLYSENYACPVHGAVMEELSPRLFSFNSPYGACEVCHGIGYIRKFTVDRVVPDPTQPVYSAVVPWAEKDNSYYFSLLYSVGEAFGFEIKTPWKDLTDEQKDILLNGSREPIQIQADSRYRKSQTYMRPFEGILPILERQLRDASGEAQRQKLEKYLELVPCESCAGLRLRPEALAVKIGPYRITDLTAVSVGQTLERIESLMGVGSSEGSDPLLNSRQIQIGDLVLKEIRMRLRFLLDVGLDYLSLDRPAMTLSGGEAQRIRLATQIGAGLTGVLYVLDEPSIGLHQRDNDRLLATLERLRDLGNTLVVVEHDEDTIRAADHLVDIGPGAGVHGGYIVAEGSIDDLLRAKDSVTGAYLSGHKSIPTPAERRNVGTRSLKLLDCSRNNLEGLNVEFPLGRLVSITGVSGSGKSTLVNELLHPALEHGLGRKIPFPQGLGELRGLKSIDKVIVIDQSPIGRTPRSNPATYTGAFDPIRQIFAATVEAKARGYQVGQFSFNVKGGRCEACRGQGVNVIEMNFLPDVYVQCDVCKGARFNRETLQVTYKGNTIADVLEMTVEQAADVFSAIPQAADRLTTLVDVGLGYVKLGQPAPTLSGGEAQRVKLATELSRRATGKTLYLIDEPTTGLSFYDVHKLMDVIQRLVDKGNSVICIEHNLDVIRCSDWIIDLGPEGGNKGGQIVVTGTPEEVAQHETSHTGRYLKQVLEQHPPESIEAAA
- the recN gene encoding DNA repair protein RecN → MLTGLRLDNIALIERLELAFEHGFSVLTGETGAGKSLLLDALDALLGGMQGTSAGRLVRTGCDRAVIEATFTSTDAARRWLQEHELDDEGGDLVLSREWRRQDDRLSSRSRLNGTVVNRQQLLQLRPLLIDLTVQGQTQQLAYSGQQRRWIDRLGGEPLAQCLQTVSESWQVWQNCHADVLKMETDRRRLQEQQEEQDALLMELEAAFLDDPAEIQQLEQEQDRLVHGVRLLEGLAVLISRLQDGAEQAPSALDHLTACCHELQQLQTLDASLSVSAERCLDMEAGLLDLIRGLEAYGASLESDPERLGVLQERLALLKRLERRYGVELKVLIERRDTLRAQNASGGADAALDELRHQEQEARKHRDSCNQSLTMLRQASAACLEERLMTHLRPMGLENVRFRVDFSAVEPMDLGADAICFLFSANPGQPLAPLAEVASGGEMSRFLLALKTCLADVDGSSTLLFDEIDSGVSGRVSGEMANLLRTMAKHRQVFCVTHQPLVAAAADHHFRVSKEVVDGETRSRVSHLRDTQARRQELAELAGGDFDDAQAYAASLLEQRAA
- a CDS encoding alpha/beta hydrolase — its product is MPRRSSRQTILALGAAIGLSVASALQPAHAAKDVALVTGAYKRSISVSDLVYLADTGKARGILSDILRLGKQDPKEVAKLLNQKLDLPLVLTSRLMSTRIGDVIIRRVASIIYPLKVPDPSVSVPAIRAGVINGLQKEEGGLTVISFLDAYPAEVMEVNIPALMALIEKAESIAGLVKFFSDSPLDGLK